The Echinicola rosea genome has a segment encoding these proteins:
- the msrA gene encoding peptide-methionine (S)-S-oxide reductase MsrA, whose protein sequence is MTTVPKTPIDDIPAGKQVATFGSGCFWCIEAVYQNIRGVEQIMPGYAGGFVANPSYNEISTGTTGHAEVIQFFYAPHIISFQDLLEVFWATHDPTTPNQQGADIGPQYRSAIFYHTEEQRKTAEEFKTLIDKAEVYDKPIVTEITAFTNFYPAENYHVNYYENHPNQPYCQIMIKPKLEKLKKVFGQHTKVI, encoded by the coding sequence ATGACTACGGTTCCCAAAACTCCCATTGACGATATTCCAGCGGGAAAACAAGTGGCCACCTTTGGTTCAGGATGTTTCTGGTGTATAGAAGCGGTATATCAGAATATCCGTGGCGTAGAACAGATCATGCCGGGCTATGCAGGCGGTTTTGTCGCGAACCCCAGCTATAATGAAATATCGACTGGCACTACAGGCCATGCTGAGGTAATCCAGTTTTTTTATGCCCCCCATATCATTTCCTTTCAGGACTTGCTGGAAGTCTTTTGGGCTACCCATGACCCCACGACGCCCAACCAGCAAGGAGCTGATATTGGTCCGCAATATAGGTCGGCTATTTTCTATCATACCGAAGAGCAGCGAAAAACGGCAGAGGAATTCAAAACGTTGATCGATAAGGCAGAAGTCTATGACAAGCCCATTGTGACCGAGATCACGGCATTTACAAACTTTTACCCTGCAGAAAATTACCATGTCAATTACTACGAAAACCACCCCAACCAACCCTATTGCCAAATCATGATCAAACCAAAACTGGAAAAACTCAAAAAAGTATTTGGTCAGCATACCAAGGTGATTTAA
- a CDS encoding endonuclease/exonuclease/phosphatase family protein encodes MNPLFVTTLLWLCWPFLLLESPTINTAQLGNSTLRVMSYNVKYGAPYKSSTPDLDSIARIIRHTDVDIVFLQEIDRNTTRSGKVNQLERLSQKTGLAHHCYGKAISYQGGETGLGILSRFLLSHQQIHSLPRVELEGKYVSYRILMTADIKVAQQHLTIANTHMELTLENRELQVPAIDSILSKSNDPIIFGGDFNAIPDGPTMTDFFERGFNSACPGVKNQCFTIPSRNPNRKLDYILYRPKEAFRISSHEVLQTEASDHLPIITTFELKSKL; translated from the coding sequence ATGAATCCACTATTTGTCACGACCTTACTTTGGTTGTGCTGGCCATTCCTTTTGCTTGAATCCCCGACAATAAATACTGCCCAACTGGGAAATAGCACCTTAAGGGTGATGAGCTATAATGTAAAATACGGTGCCCCTTATAAAAGCAGCACGCCTGACCTGGATTCTATAGCACGGATCATCAGGCACACGGATGTGGATATTGTGTTTTTGCAGGAAATCGACCGAAACACTACCCGCAGCGGTAAGGTCAACCAACTTGAACGGTTGTCACAAAAGACAGGACTGGCGCATCATTGCTATGGTAAGGCCATTTCCTATCAGGGAGGCGAAACCGGACTGGGCATCCTGTCTCGATTTCTCCTTTCCCATCAGCAAATCCATTCCCTACCAAGGGTGGAACTCGAAGGTAAATATGTAAGTTACCGCATCCTGATGACAGCTGACATTAAGGTGGCACAGCAACACCTTACTATAGCCAATACACACATGGAGCTGACTTTGGAAAACAGGGAGCTTCAAGTACCGGCCATCGACAGCATTCTCAGTAAATCCAACGATCCTATAATCTTTGGAGGCGATTTTAACGCAATCCCTGACGGACCGACGATGACGGACTTCTTCGAAAGAGGCTTTAATAGTGCCTGTCCAGGAGTCAAAAACCAATGTTTTACCATACCGTCCAGAAACCCAAACAGAAAGTTGGACTATATCCTATACAGGCCAAAAGAAGCCTTTCGAATCAGTTCCCATGAAGTGCTCCAAACAGAGGCTTCGGATCATTTGCCTATCATTACCACATTTGAATTGAAGTCAAAACTTTAA
- a CDS encoding PA0069 family radical SAM protein: MSDEVFKGRGSKIAPHNPYLKRKEVIEHMKGLDEEKYTEKPVTRFYKEHAKKALSTNDSPDLPLSYSVNPYQGCEHGCIYCYARNSHQYWGFDAGLGFETNIIVKHDIDQVLKNQFKAKNYRPQTIMLSGNTDCYQPAEKKYQLTRKVLQLCLEFGHPVSVITKNSLIQRDIAILAALARKNLVHVYFSINHLDPKLKASLEPRTATAKKKIGLIRQFTERGIPCGVMVAPIIPALNNHNITEIIRQSAEAGALAAGYTVVRLNGNVKEVFKAWIHEAFPDRAEKVLHQIEQLHGGNLNDTEWGRRIKGQGPLASVIGHIFSKAKVKYLGERAMPELDFSAFNANGQLKLF; this comes from the coding sequence ATGAGCGATGAAGTTTTTAAAGGCAGAGGATCAAAGATAGCCCCGCACAATCCGTATTTAAAACGGAAGGAGGTGATAGAGCACATGAAAGGGCTTGATGAGGAAAAATACACCGAAAAACCCGTAACCAGGTTTTATAAGGAACACGCAAAAAAAGCCTTGAGCACCAATGACAGCCCTGATCTGCCTTTAAGCTATTCCGTAAATCCCTACCAAGGTTGTGAACATGGTTGCATTTATTGTTACGCCCGTAATTCGCATCAGTATTGGGGATTTGATGCAGGTTTGGGTTTTGAGACAAATATCATTGTGAAGCATGATATTGACCAAGTGTTGAAGAACCAGTTTAAAGCAAAAAACTATCGTCCACAGACCATTATGCTTTCTGGAAATACCGATTGCTATCAGCCTGCGGAAAAAAAATACCAATTGACCCGGAAGGTTCTCCAGCTTTGCTTGGAATTCGGCCATCCTGTAAGTGTGATTACCAAAAATAGCCTTATCCAGCGAGATATAGCTATATTGGCTGCACTGGCGCGTAAAAATCTGGTTCATGTATATTTTTCTATTAATCATCTTGACCCAAAGCTGAAGGCGAGCCTGGAGCCAAGAACTGCTACCGCCAAAAAGAAAATAGGACTCATTCGACAATTTACTGAGCGGGGAATTCCCTGTGGCGTGATGGTTGCACCGATTATCCCCGCCTTAAACAACCATAATATCACCGAAATCATTCGTCAAAGTGCGGAAGCAGGTGCCTTAGCTGCAGGCTACACGGTGGTGCGGTTAAATGGCAATGTAAAGGAAGTATTCAAAGCCTGGATCCACGAGGCCTTTCCAGATCGCGCAGAAAAAGTGCTTCATCAGATTGAGCAGCTGCACGGTGGAAACCTTAATGATACGGAATGGGGGAGAAGGATAAAAGGGCAAGGTCCACTGGCTTCTGTAATTGGCCATATTTTTTCCAAAGCAAAAGTAAAGTACCTCGGTGAAAGGGCAATGCCTGAGTTGGATTTTTCCGCTTTTAATGCAAATGGACAGCTGAAGTTATTTTAA
- a CDS encoding class I SAM-dependent methyltransferase translates to MNKSSLIKELFSNIKTTGAVTFSSKYLVNKMLSFASFKGAKVIVELGGGDGSITRGIIERMDKDSTLLVFEISEAFCNNLRKQFPQKNVKIICDSAGNMDTYLNGEGADLILSSLPFSLIPKEARMEIYKKSRSNLKESGYFIQICYSYLLKFQFANYFQSIRTAFTLRNFPPAFIMICN, encoded by the coding sequence ATGAATAAAAGTTCCTTAATAAAAGAACTATTTTCCAATATAAAAACTACAGGAGCAGTAACTTTTAGCTCAAAGTATTTGGTAAATAAAATGTTGTCCTTCGCAAGTTTTAAAGGGGCGAAGGTGATTGTGGAGCTGGGAGGAGGAGATGGAAGCATCACAAGGGGAATTATCGAGCGAATGGATAAGGATTCGACACTTTTAGTATTCGAAATAAGCGAGGCTTTTTGTAACAACCTAAGGAAGCAGTTTCCCCAGAAAAATGTAAAAATCATCTGTGACTCGGCAGGAAACATGGACACCTATCTCAACGGTGAGGGAGCTGATCTCATACTCTCATCCTTACCTTTTAGCCTTATCCCAAAAGAGGCACGAATGGAGATTTATAAAAAGAGCCGATCCAACTTGAAAGAAAGCGGTTATTTCATCCAGATATGCTATAGCTACTTGCTGAAATTCCAGTTTGCAAATTATTTTCAGAGTATCCGCACCGCGTTTACCCTCAGGAACTTCCCGCCTGCATTTATCATGATTTGCAACTAA
- a CDS encoding LTA synthase family protein, with the protein MQITLSIWEVLWIGKTHDINILSQPNILITNVLETIKWTLYTLGIFFLIQVFLGMVIPRLSYFLVKAIFSVLLLTGIGLVMYFSKTLVPLGADVYSYSFSDIKETVMAAGMLNLYTVFGILGALVVIYWMLSLGRYIKIKGKGAWIIPGAAFFVLVVLMVLPINTSKGLTGLSDFLAENKSFFLYQESYDYFASAENIYFDFYLSSTNDENQLFQKEYMDTQYPFLHKNNYPDLLGNYFEPFDSAPNLVFVIVEGLGKAYSGPNAYLGSWTPFLDSLGAHSLYWKNNLSSTGRTFGVLPGLFGGLPFGEHGFMEATPYPKHRTLLSVLKENNYQINYFIGSDKHFDNADTFMQYQGVDMIVDIHNFDGDLKKSPAEANGFSWGYADKENFKNGLRKIPSTDKPQVNIFQTMSSHSPFVIPQQAYYNQKVTSFLEAKQYSHPTISLNKYQKELASIMYVDDAIKDFFTEYEKREDFENTIFIITGDHRLPEIPMSSLIDRFHVPLIIYSEKLKRPKQMAAVTTHFEVPTSLLAYLDNNFGIKSPEKVAWRGYVLDTAQEFRSNIKHALMRNKYQFRDYFNGEYLISDDKAFKISDNMNIDPINEPTLQEKLSTEFQQYKNQDGYVMNNNAIIP; encoded by the coding sequence TTGCAAATAACTTTAAGTATTTGGGAAGTCTTGTGGATAGGAAAAACCCACGATATCAACATTCTTTCACAGCCCAATATCCTGATCACCAATGTGCTAGAGACGATTAAATGGACCTTATACACCTTGGGAATATTTTTTCTCATTCAAGTCTTTTTGGGAATGGTTATTCCACGGTTGTCTTATTTCTTGGTAAAAGCAATTTTTAGTGTCTTATTACTTACGGGGATAGGTTTGGTAATGTATTTTTCGAAGACCTTGGTGCCGCTTGGAGCAGACGTGTATAGCTATTCGTTTAGTGATATAAAAGAAACGGTAATGGCAGCAGGTATGCTCAATCTCTATACCGTCTTTGGAATCCTTGGGGCATTGGTGGTGATTTATTGGATGTTGAGTTTGGGTAGATATATAAAAATCAAAGGGAAAGGAGCATGGATCATTCCAGGAGCTGCTTTTTTTGTTTTGGTGGTACTAATGGTCTTACCCATAAATACGTCCAAAGGACTTACGGGACTTTCTGATTTCCTTGCTGAGAATAAGTCCTTTTTTCTCTATCAGGAATCGTATGATTACTTCGCAAGTGCAGAAAACATCTATTTTGACTTTTACCTTTCATCTACAAATGATGAAAACCAGTTGTTTCAAAAAGAATATATGGATACACAATATCCATTTTTACATAAAAACAACTATCCCGACTTGCTGGGCAATTATTTTGAGCCATTTGACAGTGCTCCTAATTTGGTGTTTGTGATTGTGGAAGGACTTGGCAAGGCTTACTCGGGGCCAAACGCTTATTTGGGAAGTTGGACACCATTTCTGGATTCGCTTGGAGCGCATAGTCTTTATTGGAAAAACAATCTTTCCAGTACTGGAAGGACTTTTGGTGTACTGCCTGGATTGTTTGGCGGATTGCCATTTGGTGAACATGGATTTATGGAGGCCACTCCTTACCCAAAACACCGAACATTGCTTTCAGTGCTAAAAGAAAATAATTATCAGATCAATTATTTCATTGGCTCGGATAAGCACTTCGATAACGCGGATACGTTTATGCAGTACCAGGGTGTGGACATGATCGTGGACATCCATAATTTTGATGGGGATTTAAAAAAATCACCTGCTGAGGCCAACGGCTTTTCATGGGGATATGCCGATAAGGAGAACTTTAAAAATGGTTTACGCAAGATTCCTTCTACCGATAAGCCCCAAGTCAATATTTTCCAGACCATGTCTTCCCACTCACCTTTTGTCATTCCACAGCAGGCTTATTACAACCAAAAAGTGACCTCCTTTTTGGAAGCCAAGCAATATTCCCACCCTACCATTTCTCTGAACAAGTACCAAAAGGAACTGGCAAGTATCATGTATGTCGATGATGCCATCAAGGACTTTTTTACTGAATATGAAAAAAGAGAGGACTTTGAGAATACGATTTTCATTATTACCGGTGATCACCGTTTGCCCGAAATCCCCATGTCATCGCTAATAGACCGGTTTCATGTGCCCCTTATAATTTACTCCGAAAAACTCAAGCGGCCAAAACAAATGGCCGCTGTAACGACTCATTTTGAGGTACCTACGAGCCTATTGGCATATTTGGACAATAATTTTGGAATCAAATCTCCAGAAAAAGTGGCTTGGAGAGGATATGTGTTGGACACTGCACAGGAGTTCAGGTCAAATATCAAACATGCCTTGATGAGGAACAAATACCAGTTTAGGGACTATTTTAATGGGGAGTACCTCATTTCGGACGATAAGGCTTTTAAAATTTCCGATAATATGAACATTGACCCAATTAATGAGCCTACGCTTCAAGAAAAACTTTCTACGGAATTCCAGCAGTACAAGAACCAAGATGGCTACGTGATGAATAACAATGCCATTATTCCTTAA
- a CDS encoding TonB-dependent receptor translates to MLILLTTLSPIQAFSAYGQEEKVSLNVENEPLEAVLYQIESQTSFKFIYNNNELNAAETITLSVQDKPLDEVLNTLFSQLEIEYQIIMDTQIVLKKKVDSDQSPVQARQALTIKGTVTDKDGAPLPGASILEKGTNNGTVADIDGNFTLEVSDGEAVLKVSYLGFIAQEYPLNGRTSIEIVLEEDVTGLDEVIVVGYGEQKKANITGAVAEVKGDVLEGRVIFSVAGGLQGLVPGLTVTSPSGQPGAGASNLLIRGVNTINSQTSPLVLIDGVAGGDINLLNPDDIESVTVLKDAASSAIYGARAANGVILVTTKKGSGEEKISLNYSNYFGIQTPIATPELVNGREYMTLENEARRARGVAVPYSEEAFEMYDSGNFPNDYSNTDWVSETYKSHSSQQNHNFNVQGQTDNSSYYLSYGYLEQTGLVVGDPYFSSRNNVRLRLDTKVVDRLKLDANISYVDFYKRDAGGAGTAGVFRLSQRISPLLPVMWQQPSEDGGWEDSPYWSYGSVTNPVRTAYESGYTKSKSRTLNGNFKATLDLIDGMYINAQYAYNYYTRDIKDWTATMPRFLADGTPHPANENIRNSIGNTHNTALTQTLLSTFNYDKVIGRHGFKVLAGYSQEWASMPRLYASRRNILMDGITQIDAGTEDIANGGTAEEWALRSYFGRLNYDFDQKYLFEANLRVDGTSRFSRDNRWGVFPSFSAGWKFTEEAFMDFAKPFLTVGKIRASWGELGNQNISGNYYPYLTEIERQVRAYPIGNKENVGFQQYSLANENIQWETIQMLNIGADFSMLKDRMTLSVDWFKKKNINALLKPIYPSLIGITSSSNLPLENIGAIENKGWEIALGWNDQVGEFRYGINANISDAQNEITDMGSSAASLGDNIRRVGDPVNAYYGYLTNGLAQIDDFESFDESTGRYVNPNFPVISSYADIIQPGDVIYRDISGEEGQPDGLIDEYDKVVFGDPYPRYSYGIRGFAAWKGFDFSFFLQGVGKVNGYLRDEARHAFINDYSVPKKVHLDRWTPENTDASYPRMYYQPDHNILFSNYWLEDASYLRLKNLQLGYSLPQQLIERIKLTKCRFYFTGENLFTITDYFGGFDPEVRETSGDAYPQVRTMALGVQLGF, encoded by the coding sequence ATGCTCATCCTCCTGACCACGCTAAGCCCCATTCAGGCATTCTCGGCGTATGGCCAGGAGGAAAAGGTGTCACTAAATGTAGAAAACGAACCACTTGAAGCTGTTCTCTACCAAATAGAATCGCAGACATCCTTTAAATTTATCTATAACAATAACGAACTAAATGCAGCAGAAACCATTACGCTAAGCGTCCAGGACAAACCATTGGATGAGGTGTTAAATACACTTTTTAGCCAACTGGAAATAGAATACCAAATCATCATGGACACCCAAATTGTCCTTAAGAAAAAGGTCGATTCCGATCAAAGCCCGGTCCAAGCCCGACAAGCTTTGACCATCAAGGGAACTGTTACCGACAAAGACGGTGCCCCCCTGCCTGGTGCTTCGATTTTGGAGAAAGGAACCAACAATGGCACGGTGGCGGATATCGACGGGAACTTTACCTTGGAAGTATCTGACGGAGAGGCTGTACTGAAAGTTTCCTACCTAGGTTTTATCGCACAAGAATATCCGCTAAATGGCAGAACTTCCATCGAAATCGTTCTGGAGGAAGATGTGACCGGGCTGGATGAAGTGATTGTGGTCGGGTATGGAGAACAGAAAAAAGCCAATATCACCGGAGCAGTGGCCGAGGTAAAAGGCGATGTACTGGAAGGAAGGGTAATCTTTTCGGTAGCTGGGGGACTGCAGGGGCTCGTTCCCGGGCTTACGGTCACCTCACCTTCAGGACAGCCGGGTGCGGGAGCCTCAAATTTGCTGATCAGGGGAGTAAATACCATCAACAGCCAAACTTCCCCTTTGGTTTTGATAGATGGGGTAGCTGGCGGGGACATCAACCTGCTGAATCCTGATGACATCGAAAGCGTAACCGTACTGAAAGATGCCGCATCATCCGCCATTTACGGCGCACGGGCGGCCAATGGCGTGATCTTGGTCACCACCAAGAAAGGCAGCGGAGAAGAAAAAATATCCCTTAACTACAGTAATTACTTTGGTATTCAAACTCCAATCGCCACGCCAGAGCTCGTCAACGGACGTGAATACATGACCTTGGAAAATGAAGCTAGAAGGGCACGGGGTGTGGCAGTCCCCTACTCGGAAGAGGCATTTGAAATGTATGATTCTGGTAATTTCCCTAATGATTATTCCAACACGGATTGGGTTTCAGAAACCTACAAATCACATTCATCACAGCAAAACCATAACTTCAACGTCCAAGGGCAAACAGATAATTCCAGCTATTACCTCTCTTATGGCTACTTGGAGCAGACAGGACTGGTCGTAGGTGATCCTTATTTTTCCTCCAGAAACAATGTAAGGCTGCGATTGGATACCAAGGTGGTGGACCGATTAAAATTGGATGCCAATATCAGCTATGTGGATTTTTATAAGCGTGATGCAGGTGGTGCAGGTACTGCAGGAGTATTCCGTTTGTCCCAACGGATCAGCCCCTTACTTCCTGTCATGTGGCAGCAACCCTCCGAAGATGGTGGCTGGGAAGACTCTCCCTACTGGTCGTACGGATCGGTTACCAATCCCGTGAGGACGGCCTACGAATCCGGTTATACCAAAAGTAAATCACGAACGCTTAATGGAAATTTCAAGGCCACACTGGACCTAATTGATGGCATGTACATCAATGCCCAATACGCTTACAATTACTATACCCGGGACATCAAAGACTGGACAGCCACCATGCCACGATTTTTGGCTGATGGTACTCCCCATCCTGCCAATGAAAACATCCGCAACAGCATCGGCAATACCCACAATACCGCGTTGACCCAAACCTTGCTTTCCACGTTTAATTATGACAAAGTGATCGGAAGGCATGGATTTAAAGTCTTGGCAGGCTATTCCCAGGAATGGGCCAGTATGCCGCGCTTATATGCTTCTAGAAGGAATATCCTGATGGATGGTATCACCCAAATAGATGCAGGCACGGAGGATATTGCCAATGGTGGCACCGCTGAGGAATGGGCTCTCCGCTCCTATTTTGGAAGGTTAAATTATGATTTTGACCAAAAGTACCTTTTTGAGGCCAATCTAAGGGTGGATGGTACGTCACGGTTTTCCCGGGACAACCGCTGGGGCGTCTTTCCTTCGTTCTCTGCCGGCTGGAAATTTACAGAAGAAGCGTTTATGGATTTTGCGAAGCCCTTCCTTACCGTGGGAAAAATCCGCGCTTCTTGGGGAGAACTCGGAAACCAAAATATTAGCGGCAACTACTATCCTTACCTTACTGAGATAGAGCGACAGGTAAGGGCCTATCCGATTGGAAATAAGGAAAATGTCGGCTTTCAGCAATATTCCCTTGCCAACGAAAACATCCAATGGGAAACCATCCAAATGCTGAATATCGGTGCGGATTTCAGCATGCTAAAGGACCGGATGACCTTATCAGTGGACTGGTTTAAGAAGAAGAACATCAATGCCCTCTTGAAACCCATCTATCCTTCGTTGATCGGCATCACTTCATCCAGTAACCTGCCCTTGGAAAACATCGGTGCCATCGAAAACAAAGGCTGGGAAATCGCCTTGGGATGGAATGACCAGGTCGGTGAATTCCGCTATGGCATCAATGCGAACATTTCAGATGCCCAAAACGAAATCACTGACATGGGATCCAGTGCTGCATCATTAGGGGACAATATCAGGAGAGTTGGCGATCCCGTGAATGCCTACTACGGTTACCTGACCAATGGCCTTGCCCAAATCGATGACTTCGAATCCTTTGATGAAAGTACAGGCCGTTATGTAAACCCTAATTTTCCCGTGATCAGCAGTTATGCGGACATTATCCAGCCAGGAGATGTCATTTACAGGGATATCAGTGGCGAAGAAGGACAGCCAGATGGCCTGATCGATGAATATGATAAAGTGGTATTTGGCGATCCATACCCTCGCTATAGTTATGGCATCAGGGGATTTGCTGCATGGAAGGGATTTGATTTTTCCTTCTTCCTCCAAGGAGTGGGCAAAGTAAACGGATACTTGCGGGATGAAGCACGTCATGCCTTTATCAATGACTATTCTGTTCCCAAAAAGGTCCACTTGGACCGGTGGACACCCGAGAACACCGACGCTTCCTATCCCCGCATGTACTATCAGCCGGACCACAACATCCTTTTCTCTAACTATTGGCTGGAAGATGCATCTTACCTGAGGTTAAAAAACCTTCAATTGGGCTATTCCCTACCACAGCAACTTATCGAACGCATCAAACTTACCAAATGTCGGTTTTACTTTACGGGTGAAAACCTTTTCACCATCACCGATTACTTTGGCGGCTTTGATCCCGAGGTTCGGGAAACTTCAGGGGATGCCTATCCGCAGGTAAGGACCATGGCCTTGGGCGTACAACTTGGATTTTAA
- a CDS encoding RagB/SusD family nutrient uptake outer membrane protein, producing MNYIKYSLILALLLFGACDDEFLDKYPLDSVTHETYWETESQLRAALYPCYEGLDYELLIYPNVFGGDVVWGDLNSGLAKIPGGRHTALDGFPFTSFWSWLYAPIFTCNNFLDHYNKAEINQEIKDTYAAEVKVIRALQYFWLTSYWGDVPLVDKVINASEAYMPRTPREEVVQFIMEDLDWAASKLGSDIPSGDNVGRINRWGALAVKARVALQNEMWEVAANTAKEIMDNSPYELYANYGDMYKLAGNAETNPANREAIIYSLFVEDLRTNNLTNYTCTPVDYIRLNASKRLVDAFLCTDGKPAKAGLEYYGQSVTTSDQYNYPEEHYSDYFENRDPRLKMTVYSPGDEWPGGDDGDADTDTDNDIFQLPRFAVLQNNNRLGANGLTGFYLKKYNTPALAGLYNRDHNNINVIRYPEILLIYAEALFNLQGGTLTQAQIDMTVNQLRERVDMHPMNLDELNAWGLDLETELHRERRVEMSMDGMRYFDVLRWREGEVHLGKAMVGPSLEVCMNDLGANPYPDNGTDEFGDIIYEKSVAEGGLDNFDPTKHYLWPVPYAERIKNPDLGQNPGWE from the coding sequence ATGAACTATATAAAATACTCCCTGATCTTGGCGCTGCTTCTTTTTGGTGCCTGTGACGATGAATTTCTGGACAAATACCCACTGGACAGTGTAACACATGAAACCTATTGGGAAACCGAAAGCCAGCTGAGGGCTGCCCTATACCCTTGTTATGAGGGACTGGATTATGAACTCCTCATCTATCCAAATGTCTTTGGAGGAGACGTGGTCTGGGGAGACTTGAACAGTGGCCTGGCCAAAATCCCCGGAGGAAGGCATACCGCTTTGGATGGTTTTCCGTTTACCAGCTTTTGGTCTTGGCTTTATGCACCGATTTTCACCTGTAACAATTTCCTGGACCATTATAACAAAGCGGAGATCAATCAGGAGATCAAGGATACTTACGCAGCAGAAGTCAAAGTCATCCGAGCCCTGCAGTACTTTTGGCTGACCAGCTATTGGGGCGATGTGCCCTTGGTGGACAAGGTTATCAATGCCTCAGAGGCGTACATGCCCAGAACACCACGTGAAGAAGTGGTCCAATTTATCATGGAGGACCTGGACTGGGCAGCCAGTAAACTGGGAAGTGATATTCCCTCAGGGGACAATGTGGGCCGCATTAACCGGTGGGGCGCACTGGCAGTCAAAGCGCGGGTAGCTCTGCAAAATGAAATGTGGGAAGTCGCTGCCAATACGGCCAAAGAGATCATGGACAACAGTCCCTATGAACTTTATGCAAATTATGGTGACATGTACAAGCTGGCGGGCAATGCGGAAACCAATCCTGCTAACCGGGAAGCCATTATCTATAGCCTTTTTGTGGAGGACCTAAGGACCAATAACCTGACCAATTATACTTGTACTCCTGTGGATTATATTCGCCTAAATGCCTCAAAGAGGCTCGTAGATGCCTTTTTATGTACCGACGGAAAACCCGCCAAAGCAGGACTCGAATATTATGGACAAAGCGTGACCACCTCTGATCAATACAATTATCCTGAAGAACATTATAGCGATTACTTTGAAAATAGGGATCCACGTCTCAAAATGACCGTTTACAGCCCAGGGGATGAGTGGCCCGGTGGTGATGACGGTGATGCCGACACCGACACGGACAATGACATCTTTCAACTGCCACGGTTTGCCGTACTCCAAAACAACAACCGACTTGGAGCCAATGGTTTAACGGGATTTTATCTAAAAAAATATAACACTCCAGCGCTCGCGGGACTCTATAATCGTGACCATAACAATATTAACGTTATTCGGTATCCAGAAATCCTTCTGATCTATGCGGAAGCACTCTTCAACCTACAAGGGGGCACCCTTACCCAAGCCCAAATCGACATGACCGTAAATCAACTCCGCGAACGTGTCGATATGCATCCAATGAATTTGGATGAGCTGAATGCTTGGGGATTGGACTTGGAAACAGAGCTACATCGGGAACGACGTGTAGAAATGTCCATGGATGGCATGCGGTATTTTGATGTGTTACGCTGGAGAGAAGGTGAAGTGCATCTGGGCAAGGCAATGGTGGGACCAAGTCTGGAAGTGTGTATGAACGACCTGGGCGCTAATCCCTATCCGGATAATGGAACAGATGAATTTGGGGATATTATCTATGAAAAATCCGTGGCAGAAGGCGGCTTGGATAACTTCGACCCCACCAAACATTACCTCTGGCCCGTTCCCTATGCTGAAAGGATTAAAAACCCTGATTTAGGCCAAAACCCAGGTTGGGAATAA
- a CDS encoding endonuclease/exonuclease/phosphatase family protein, producing the protein MKCLYATLFLLILSFQLPAQRLSDTLKIISYNLRFGERASMEEFAAFIKTQNADLVALQEVDINTFRERAPKQNGKDFIGELAHLTGMFGAFGKTIDYAGGYYGIGILSKYPMTMTERILLPFTENGKEQRALLVANIELGEGKTISFASTHLDFTNTQERQLQVTQINNILLQKNIPVLVCGDFNARPESTEIKQGMSLWAPLDNQFPTSPSQAAKYKIDYIFGYPKANWELLSSPKQSSLLSDHLPVVSEVKITW; encoded by the coding sequence ATGAAATGCCTTTATGCCACTTTATTTCTGCTAATATTATCCTTTCAGCTTCCAGCACAACGGCTATCAGATACCCTAAAAATCATCAGCTATAACCTCCGTTTTGGAGAGCGGGCTTCGATGGAAGAATTTGCTGCATTCATTAAAACTCAAAATGCCGATTTGGTAGCCCTTCAGGAAGTGGACATTAACACTTTTCGCGAAAGGGCTCCGAAGCAGAACGGTAAAGACTTTATCGGTGAACTGGCCCATTTAACGGGAATGTTCGGGGCATTTGGAAAGACTATCGATTATGCGGGCGGATACTATGGTATTGGCATCCTCTCCAAATATCCCATGACAATGACCGAAAGGATCTTATTGCCATTCACCGAAAATGGTAAAGAGCAACGTGCGCTTCTTGTGGCAAATATAGAACTTGGAGAAGGAAAAACCATTTCCTTTGCGAGCACCCATTTGGATTTCACCAATACGCAGGAACGTCAACTACAGGTAACTCAAATCAATAACATCCTTCTCCAAAAAAATATTCCTGTGCTGGTCTGCGGGGATTTTAATGCGCGGCCTGAATCTACAGAAATAAAGCAAGGAATGTCCTTGTGGGCTCCCTTGGATAATCAATTCCCTACATCGCCTTCCCAAGCAGCCAAATACAAAATTGACTACATATTCGGTTATCCTAAAGCTAATTGGGAATTACTCTCTTCTCCAAAACAATCTTCCCTCCTCTCGGATCATCTCCCTGTAGTTTCCGAAGTAAAAATCACTTGGTGA